From Acidimicrobiales bacterium, one genomic window encodes:
- a CDS encoding response regulator transcription factor has translation MGGSHNDLGRRVLVVDDDEGVRTGVTWALETEGFTVEAVQDGISALEAIQSNAPSLVVLDLSLPGIGGLDILRRVRQGEERDGGYRLPIIVLSGRDGETDRIVGLDMGADDYLVKPFSPGELAARARSVLRRSSAYGPSRSAPFVPKGTGVEIDSVSREVWVDGQPVDLAAKEFELLAYFVQHPRRACSREELLAAVWSSSEGWQTPATITEHVYRLRQKLEADPSRPLRLRTVRAVGYRWEG, from the coding sequence GTGGGGGGATCGCACAACGACCTTGGTCGGCGGGTGTTGGTCGTCGACGACGACGAGGGCGTCCGCACCGGCGTCACCTGGGCTCTCGAGACCGAAGGTTTCACGGTCGAGGCCGTACAGGACGGCATCAGCGCCTTGGAGGCGATCCAGTCGAACGCGCCGTCCCTGGTGGTTCTCGACCTGTCGCTGCCGGGAATCGGGGGTCTCGACATCCTCCGGCGGGTGCGCCAGGGCGAAGAGCGCGACGGTGGTTACCGTCTGCCGATCATCGTGCTGTCAGGCCGAGACGGTGAGACCGACCGCATAGTGGGGCTCGACATGGGAGCCGACGACTATCTGGTGAAACCGTTCTCGCCAGGAGAGTTGGCCGCTCGGGCCCGGTCGGTGTTGAGGCGCAGCAGCGCCTACGGGCCCTCACGGTCTGCGCCGTTTGTGCCCAAGGGTACGGGGGTCGAGATCGACTCGGTGTCACGTGAAGTATGGGTCGATGGCCAACCCGTCGATCTCGCTGCCAAGGAGTTCGAGCTGCTGGCCTATTTTGTCCAGCACCCCCGACGGGCGTGCTCTCGCGAAGAGCTTTTGGCTGCCGTGTGGTCAAGCAGCGAGGGTTGGCAGACGCCTGCGACGATTACCGAGCACGTGTACCGCCTGCGCCAGAAGCTGGAAGCCGACCCCAGCAGGCCGCTGCGGCTACGGACGGTGCGCGCGGTGGGATACAGGTGGGAGGGATGA
- a CDS encoding GAF domain-containing sensor histidine kinase produces the protein MTVLSGDEAAAVLDHQSSVMEQLAAGASLDVVLEGIVVALEALIVGSRCSVLLLDGHGVLRHGAAPTLPAAYSEAIDGLAPGPLAGSCGTAVHYGRQVVASDVATDPRWQQFRDLAVQHDIGACWSSPIRSQSRIVGTFAVYDRRPHEPDDRERELVRRFTHLASIAVAHDGAMREREARHRAEVARESAERANHAKSQFVTALSHELRTPLQSITGFTESLKTLDLSPDRRHKALDGISKASAHILSIVDDVLDLARVEAGAMPLTLEPLDAASVVATTVELTQPLAAERGLVIEATGPVLAVSADRRRLQQVLLNLVSNALRFSAAGTRVVVSTDESQGRAQVHVVDEGPGIPAELLQRLFVPFDRLGADAGREGGAGLGLVLSRRLVEAMGGSLDLRSAVGVGTHVTVTLVPA, from the coding sequence ATGACGGTGCTTTCGGGTGACGAGGCTGCGGCGGTGCTCGATCACCAGTCGTCGGTGATGGAACAGCTGGCGGCCGGCGCGTCGCTGGACGTCGTGCTCGAAGGCATCGTCGTGGCGCTCGAAGCGCTGATCGTCGGCAGCAGGTGCTCGGTGTTGCTCCTGGACGGACACGGCGTGCTGAGGCACGGCGCGGCGCCCACATTGCCGGCCGCCTACTCCGAGGCGATCGACGGACTGGCACCAGGCCCGCTTGCGGGTTCCTGTGGCACCGCCGTGCACTATGGCCGCCAGGTGGTTGCCAGCGACGTCGCAACCGATCCGCGCTGGCAACAGTTCCGCGACCTCGCGGTACAGCACGACATCGGCGCATGCTGGTCGAGCCCCATCCGGTCACAGTCGAGGATCGTCGGCACCTTCGCCGTGTACGACCGTAGGCCTCACGAACCCGACGACCGCGAGCGCGAGTTGGTGCGTCGCTTCACTCACCTGGCCTCGATCGCCGTTGCCCACGACGGTGCGATGCGCGAACGCGAGGCGCGTCACAGAGCCGAAGTGGCCCGCGAGTCTGCCGAGCGAGCGAACCACGCAAAATCGCAGTTTGTCACCGCGCTCAGCCACGAGCTGCGAACGCCGCTGCAGTCGATAACCGGATTCACCGAGAGTCTGAAGACCCTCGACCTGTCGCCCGACCGAAGGCACAAGGCGCTTGACGGCATCTCGAAGGCCTCGGCCCACATCTTGTCGATCGTCGACGATGTTCTCGACCTGGCCCGGGTCGAGGCCGGTGCTATGCCCTTGACGCTGGAGCCGCTGGACGCGGCATCTGTGGTCGCGACCACCGTCGAACTGACCCAGCCGCTTGCCGCCGAGCGGGGACTGGTCATAGAAGCGACCGGGCCTGTGCTGGCGGTATCGGCCGATCGTCGCCGCCTGCAGCAGGTGCTATTGAACCTGGTGTCGAACGCGCTGCGCTTTTCGGCCGCCGGCACCCGCGTAGTGGTCAGCACCGACGAGTCACAAGGTCGGGCGCAGGTGCACGTCGTCGACGAGGGCCCTGGCATTCCCGCCGAGCTACTGCAACGGCTATTCGTGCCTTTCGATCGGTTAGGGGCCGACGCCGGTCGCGAGGGCGGCGCCGGGCTGGGACTGGTGCTGTCGCGCCGTCTGGTCGAGGCGATGGGCGGTTCGCTCGACCTGCGCAGCGCGGTTGGGGTGGGAACCCACGTTACGGTCACCCTCGTGCCAGCCTGA
- a CDS encoding FGGY-family carbohydrate kinase, whose protein sequence is MSNPHVVAIDLGTSGPKVAVVTPQGQPVGTARTHVDTIRSGDAVEQDPQQIWAAVVDATRQAVAASGVNPEQIVAVICTSQYSSIVPVDANGNALADMILWQDHRGATANLKQLPGTPRIVDSPIHLAQWLRLHGLPPIAGGISLTHMRYLKYARPDVYDRTAYLLEPMDFLTMRLTGRATANQATAFMSLMVDNRTLDATDYSDDLVEASLIDRAKLPELVAMNDIVGTLTPAAAEQLGLGTDTKVVTGLNDTQAGGIGCGAFTGDHAGVSVGSTCVMITHVDRKHTDVRHAILSMPSTVPGTYFVMAENGMAGAALDRFLDNVVYPDDAFHDAISDAPDDRFDRLEAAAAAAPAGSNKLLFLPWVGGAIAPSANDHMRGGFLNMSATTTRSDMARAVLEGVALNLRWLRGPVEKFAKRRFDHFAFYGGAAQSALWCQIMADVMGTPVHQLEHGNHTVSIGAALLAFERLGVIDFDDIAAAVHTSRVFEPDPTHTQTYDLMADQLVRTFNRTKPVFRALNR, encoded by the coding sequence ATGTCAAACCCCCACGTCGTCGCAATCGACCTCGGTACCAGTGGCCCCAAGGTCGCTGTGGTGACACCTCAGGGCCAACCTGTCGGGACGGCCCGCACCCATGTCGACACGATCCGCTCGGGCGACGCCGTCGAACAAGACCCCCAGCAGATCTGGGCGGCCGTCGTCGACGCGACCAGGCAGGCGGTCGCCGCCTCGGGCGTGAACCCAGAGCAGATAGTCGCCGTGATCTGCACCAGCCAGTACTCGTCGATCGTGCCTGTAGACGCGAACGGCAACGCTCTCGCCGACATGATCCTGTGGCAAGACCACCGGGGCGCCACCGCCAACCTCAAGCAGCTGCCGGGCACGCCGCGAATCGTCGATTCGCCGATCCACTTGGCGCAATGGCTGCGCCTGCACGGTCTGCCTCCCATCGCCGGAGGCATCTCGCTGACCCACATGCGATACCTCAAATACGCCAGGCCCGACGTTTACGACCGCACCGCCTACTTGCTCGAGCCCATGGACTTTCTCACCATGCGCCTCACCGGCCGAGCCACCGCCAACCAGGCCACCGCGTTCATGTCGCTGATGGTCGACAACCGCACGCTCGATGCCACCGACTACAGCGACGATCTGGTCGAGGCGTCGCTGATAGACCGCGCCAAGCTGCCAGAGCTGGTCGCCATGAACGACATCGTCGGCACCCTGACACCCGCTGCGGCCGAGCAGCTGGGTCTGGGCACCGACACCAAGGTGGTGACCGGGTTGAACGACACGCAGGCCGGCGGCATAGGGTGCGGCGCCTTCACCGGCGACCACGCCGGCGTGTCGGTGGGTTCGACCTGCGTGATGATCACCCACGTCGACCGCAAGCACACAGACGTGCGTCACGCCATCTTGAGCATGCCAAGCACGGTTCCGGGCACCTATTTCGTGATGGCCGAGAACGGCATGGCGGGCGCCGCGTTGGATCGCTTCCTCGACAATGTCGTGTACCCGGACGACGCGTTTCACGATGCCATTTCCGACGCACCAGACGACCGCTTCGACCGGCTGGAGGCGGCGGCCGCCGCGGCACCTGCGGGCAGCAACAAGCTGCTGTTCCTGCCGTGGGTGGGCGGCGCGATTGCTCCTTCGGCCAACGACCACATGCGGGGTGGCTTCCTGAACATGTCGGCCACCACTACCCGCAGCGACATGGCGCGTGCGGTTCTGGAAGGTGTGGCGCTGAACCTGCGGTGGTTGCGAGGCCCCGTCGAGAAGTTCGCCAAGCGCCGATTCGACCACTTCGCTTTCTACGGCGGTGCGGCTCAGTCTGCCCTGTGGTGCCAGATCATGGCCGACGTCATGGGCACACCGGTGCATCAGCTCGAGCACGGCAACCACACCGTCAGCATCGGGGCCGCTCTGTTGGCCTTCGAACGGCTGGGTGTCATCGACTTCGACGACATCGCCGCCGCTGTACACACCAGCAGGGTTTTCGAACCCGACCCGACCCATACCCAGACATACGACCTGATGGCCGATCAGCTGGTTCGAACGTTCAACCGCACCAAGCCGGTCTTCAGAGCTCTGAACCGCTGA
- a CDS encoding aspartate aminotransferase family protein: MGPYPYADRYPVLRGMPAQGRPRDEILAELAEMAHLEDAAWESGKASGSFYCGDHDHYAFTGEAFKMYSHMNVLQRDVCPSATRFEGEIIAMGLDLMNAHAIDGSDNPGEPCGMITSGGSGSILHAMLAYREAATARGITRPNIVKPETGHPAFDKACHLLGIEMRRVPVDPSTTQADVEAMAAAIDDQTAAIVGSASNYGYGTVDPIEQLSELALERQVGLHVDGCLGGFILPFGEQLGHDIPVFDFRHPGVTTISADTHKYGYAVKGTSILMFRDKALRNGQYFYMTDWSGGKYASPGIDGSRSGGLLAATWAAMVSLGREGYSRYARDIFDTAFAMQQAVRSHPELRIMGDPYFCFSFTSDEFDIYHVNDALRASGWRLNGQQYPNAIHMAVTRPQTQPGLVDKWWADLDAAVAHAHEHKDEPAVSGSIYGGVPDLTPEVTSFINSVIESMFDDQQGLPPS; this comes from the coding sequence ATGGGTCCCTATCCGTATGCAGACCGGTATCCGGTGCTTCGAGGGATGCCGGCCCAGGGCCGCCCCAGGGACGAGATATTGGCCGAGCTGGCCGAGATGGCTCACCTGGAGGACGCAGCCTGGGAGTCTGGCAAGGCGTCGGGCTCGTTCTATTGCGGCGACCACGACCACTATGCCTTCACCGGCGAGGCGTTCAAGATGTACAGCCACATGAACGTGCTGCAGCGCGACGTGTGCCCCAGCGCCACCCGGTTCGAGGGCGAGATCATCGCCATGGGGCTCGACCTGATGAACGCCCACGCGATCGACGGTTCGGACAACCCCGGCGAGCCGTGCGGGATGATCACCAGCGGAGGCAGCGGCAGCATCCTGCACGCGATGCTGGCCTATCGCGAGGCCGCCACGGCCAGGGGCATCACCCGGCCCAACATCGTCAAGCCCGAGACCGGCCACCCGGCATTCGACAAGGCCTGCCACCTGCTGGGCATCGAGATGCGCCGCGTGCCCGTAGACCCGTCGACCACCCAAGCCGACGTCGAGGCGATGGCCGCTGCGATCGACGACCAGACCGCCGCCATCGTCGGGTCGGCCTCCAACTATGGCTACGGAACCGTCGACCCGATCGAACAGCTGTCGGAGCTGGCCCTGGAACGACAGGTCGGGCTACATGTCGACGGTTGCCTCGGAGGGTTCATCCTGCCCTTCGGCGAGCAGTTGGGTCACGACATTCCGGTGTTCGACTTCCGGCATCCGGGGGTGACCACCATCTCCGCCGACACCCACAAGTACGGGTACGCGGTGAAGGGCACGTCGATCCTGATGTTTCGCGACAAGGCCCTGCGCAATGGCCAGTACTTCTACATGACCGACTGGTCTGGCGGTAAGTACGCCTCGCCTGGCATCGACGGATCGCGGTCTGGTGGTCTGCTGGCAGCCACATGGGCAGCAATGGTGTCGCTGGGGCGTGAGGGCTATTCGAGATACGCCCGAGACATCTTCGACACCGCGTTTGCCATGCAGCAGGCGGTTAGGTCGCATCCCGAGCTGCGGATAATGGGCGACCCCTACTTCTGCTTCTCGTTCACCTCCGACGAGTTCGACATCTACCACGTCAACGACGCCCTGCGGGCCAGTGGCTGGCGGCTGAACGGACAGCAGTATCCAAACGCCATCCACATGGCAGTGACACGACCACAAACCCAACCCGGGCTGGTCGACAAATGGTGGGCCGACCTGGACGCGGCGGTCGCTCACGCACACGAACACAAGGACGAGCCCGCTGTCAGTGGTTCGATCTATGGGGGCGTGCCCGACCTGACCCCCGAGGTCACCAGCTTCATCAACAGCGTGATCGAGTCGATGTTCGACGACCAGCAGGGCCTGCCCCCGAGCTGA